In the Acropora muricata isolate sample 2 chromosome 10, ASM3666990v1, whole genome shotgun sequence genome, one interval contains:
- the LOC136931152 gene encoding uncharacterized protein has translation MVGKIYTHFMVSVMFLAFYLVHQNHSSENTTTARPHQVDKPRTPSLVCNEKLSCRNRCNETTEGNDLSSDPAHCHCDIACTKYHDCCADFVQFCQTNNSVNQGNESIAYTCFKLSTEPGQTHGVFMISTCAKGWIDEDVRAQCLAGSSHGENRTFTSANILEDIPVSILSFDHLPPSYRNIYCGFCNGESDILLTFWTLKFRCNIQPPSDHNATQVLDFLLKYCPNRIVKPGQGFGVRTCVQTVSTCLISNQSNIKSKCLGGPSGVIYSKETKENFKNYYCLLCNGLSTNDVKCGPRIKDNIFNPKSFEIVLEFNPDSKQVTKPTVTPTCATGQVYDPHLETCEPGIYTPLPPSRAIRDKYRIKLWMYPVDSFMELISPNQFRNALCASFSLDPSQIDEISIGIEDLSLAVTFNLYAGGAAPSPSQDKVAQEETLEITLLLSFNNSFKLTIQDKRWDVLRVTQRQLTCAQSEEFLPGDFIPPTDSKRFATVRKTGQRVPPNRYFLLKDSKTGNESLFVCSSKFLVMCPFLLLPVRSSDYKLFSNKSLQHIATGRLYTTGDYELNDQTALICTNYTTENNSTILVPQANVTVFGQSDRPFLWYFTVVGFSMSIVALILTLIVHFIVSDLRSPLPGKNLMSLCMALFLAQFMWLFGSGDTDQPIFCTVVAAVLHYLFLVSFACTAVIAYDTRRTFSVQMSKAPGRSNGKGNLRFLTYTCIAWGLPMIYVGSCFLLDNFQVVGIGYGDEEACWLTKGNAKIVVFLTPIACALLYNVAAFSQTIWAINTARKQTNRVKAKSTRRDSGAVVKVYVRLLTLMGFTWFFAFTAELIHKTMIYPFVVLTSLQGVYIFVAFVCKTRVLKLIRDAFQMSKRDVLASTQNSASTLSKGFHPNHSRSETEETHM, from the coding sequence ATGGTGGGAAAAATTTACACACATTTCATGGTTTCTGTCATGTTTCTTGCGTTTTATTTGGTCCACCAAAATCATTCAAGTGAAAACACAACAACGGCCAGGCCACACCAGGTTGATAAGCCACGAACACCATCGTTGGTCTGCAACGAAAAATTGTCCTGTCGCAACAGATGCAACGAGACGACAGAAGGGAATGATCTTTCAAGCGATCCTGCGCATTGCCACTGCGACATTGCCTGTACGAAGTACCATGACTGCTGTGCAGACTTCGTTCAATTTTGCCAGACGAATAATTCAGTGAATCAAGGAAATGAAAGTATTGCTTATACATGCTTTAAATTATCTACCGAACCCGGACAGACGCATGGCGTTTTTATGATCTCAACATGTGCAAAAGGCTGGATTGACGAAGACGTGCGTGCTCAGTGCTTAGCAGGATCAAGTCACGGAGAAAATCGAACATTTACCTCTGCCAACATCTTGGAAGATATTCCTGTGAGTATTCTTTCCTTCGATCATCTTCCACCGAGTTACAGAAATATTTATTGTGGTTTTTGCAACGGCGAAAGCGATATCCTTCTTACCTTCTGGACGTTGAAATTTAGATGCAACATCCAACCACCCTCAGATCACAACGCTACTCAGGTACTGGACTTTTTGTTAAAGTATTGTCCAAATAGGATCGTCAAACCAGGTCAAGGTTTTGGTGTTCGCACGTGTGTACAAACGGTATCCACTTGCCTTATCTCTAATCAAAGTAACATTAAAAGCAAGTGCTTAGGCGGCCCAAGCGGAGTTATCTATTCCAAAGAGACGAAGGAAAACTTCAAAAATTACTACTGCTTGCTTTGCAATGGTTTGTCAACAAACGATGTCAAATGTGGACCTCGAATTAAAGACAATATCTTTAATCCCAAATCGTTCGAAATCGTTCTAGAATTCAACCCCGATAGCAAGCAAGTCACCAAACCAACAGTTACCCCCACATGTGCAACAGGCCAAGTTTATGATCCCCATCTCGAAACTTGTGAGCCTGGCATTTATACGCCCCTTCCCCCTTCACGTGCCATTCGTGATAAATATCGTATAAAACTTTGGATGTACCCAGTAGATAGCTTCATGGAACTGATATCTCCAAATCAATTTAGGAACGCACTTTGCGCATCATTTTCCCTGGATCCATCACAGATTGACGAAATATCAATTGGCATTGAAGACTTGTCTCTCGCTGTGACTTTTAATCTGTATGCTGGCGGCGCTGCTCCCTCACCCTCCCAAGACAAGGTGGCACAAGAAGAAACCCTCGAGATAACCCTCCTTCTTAGCTTCAATAACTCCTTCAAACTCACCATCCAGGACAAGAGATGGGATGTCCTTCGAGTTACTCAAAGACAATTAACCTGCGCTCAATCAGAAGAATTTCTTCCTGGAGATTTTATTCCTCCTACAGATTCAAAAAGATTTGCTACCGTGAGAAAAACTGGGCAACGAGTTCCTCCAAACAGGTACTTTCTTCTCAAAGATAGCAAGACTGGCAATGAATCATTGTTTGTGTGCAGCTCTAAGTTCCTCGTTATGTGCCCTTTCTTGTTGCTTCCCGTTAGAAGCTCCGACTATAAGTTATTTTCCAACAAAAGTTTGCAACACATTGCCACAGGTCGATTATACACAACTGGAGATTACGAACTAAATGACCAAACGGCCTTGATTTGCACAAACTATACAACAGAAAATAACTCAACCATCCTTGTGCCTCAGGCTAATGTAACTGTCTTTGGGCAATCTGATAGACCTTTTCTCTGGTACTTCACGGTTGTTGGATTTTCCATGTCAATTGTGGCTCTGATTCTGACTTTGATAGTACACTTCATTGTAAGTGATCTCCGATCACCTCTTCCTGGAAAGAATCTCATGAGTTTATGTATGGCCCTTTTCCTCGCACAATTTATGTGGCTATTCGGCTCCGGTGACACTGATCAGCCGATCTTTTGTACTGTGGTTGCAGCTGTCCTTCATTACCTTTTCCTCGTTTCCTTTGCCTGTACTGCCGTTATAGCATATGACACTCGTCGAACCTTCTCCGTTCAGATGTCCAAAGCTCCCGGTCGGTCAAACGGGAAAGGGAACCTTCGATTCCTGACGTACACGTGCATTGCATGGGGTCTTCCGATGATTTATGTGGGCTCCTGTTTCCTCCTTGATAACTTCCAAGTGGTTGGAATCGGATACGGAGACGAAGAGGCTTGTTGGTTGACCAAAGGTAATGCAAAGATCGTGGTATTTCTCACTCCAATAGCTTGCGCACTTCTGTACAACGTTGCAGCGTTTTCCCAAACCATATGGGCTATCAACACTGCTAGGAAGCAAACAAACAGAGTCAAAGCGAAATCAACTCGACGAGACAGTGGAGCCGTCGTTAAAGTATACGTCCGCCTCCTTACCCTGATGGGTTTTACTTGGTTTTTTGCTTTCACGGCTGAGCTCATTCACAAGACGATGATCTACCCCTTCGTGGTGCTAACATCTCTTCAAGGTGTTTACATCTTCGTGGCTTTTGTTTGCAAGACCCGAGTACTCAAACTGATTAGAGATGCATTTCAAATGTCAAAGAGAGATGTTCTTGCTTCTACACAAAACTCCGCTAGTACGCTTAGCAAAGGCTTCCATCCAAACCACTCCAGATCGGAAACGGAGGAAACGCACATGTAG